In one window of Chryseobacterium viscerum DNA:
- a CDS encoding enoyl-CoA hydratase has protein sequence MTTKEDVFNLIKKNINLSGEINDYHIKLNDGRFYRENMIGVYSIREGMAINKKNHKLAKQMHQLLIGLRNDSGILLKGVTIKGRNYSGMFYLSENYDKVIGYLEDDIDESDNIIS, from the coding sequence ATGACAACAAAAGAAGATGTTTTTAACTTAATAAAGAAAAACATTAATCTATCAGGAGAAATTAATGACTATCATATAAAATTAAATGATGGAAGATTTTATAGGGAAAATATGATTGGTGTATATAGTATTAGAGAGGGAATGGCTATTAATAAAAAAAATCATAAACTTGCAAAGCAAATGCATCAGCTACTTATTGGGTTGAGAAATGATTCTGGAATATTATTAAAAGGAGTGACTATTAAGGGGAGAAATTATTCTGGAATGTTCTATTTAAGTGAAAACTATGATAAAGTTATTGGATATTTAGAAGATGACATTGATGAAAGTGATAATATAATAAGTTAG
- a CDS encoding RHS repeat domain-containing protein, translated as MILLFRHQNCYIYQYKDHLGNARISFARNSAGALETTDTNNYYAFGLNHISGSLSTSQFGGYYSYKYNGKELQETGFFDYGARMYMPDLGRWGVVDPLAEKMTRYNLYNYAFNNPIRFIDSDGMEPDQAGAGDPKKTILSMNL; from the coding sequence GTGATTTTGCTCTTTCGCCATCAAAACTGCTATATTTACCAGTACAAGGATCACCTTGGAAATGCAAGGATAAGTTTCGCAAGAAACAGCGCAGGCGCTCTTGAAACTACAGATACCAATAACTATTATGCATTTGGACTAAATCATATCTCAGGATCATTGAGCACTTCCCAATTTGGAGGTTATTATTCTTACAAGTACAATGGTAAGGAGCTTCAGGAAACAGGTTTCTTTGATTATGGAGCAAGAATGTATATGCCGGATTTGGGAAGATGGGGAGTGGTAGATCCACTGGCGGAGAAGATGACAAGATATAACCTTTATAACTATGCATTTAATAATCCGATTAGATTTATTGATTCGGATGGAATGGAACCTGATCAAGCAGGTGCTGGAGACCCTAAGAAAACAATCCTAAGTATGAATCTGTAA
- a CDS encoding RHS repeat-associated core domain-containing protein, producing the protein MYQYDNLGNIRISFAKNSEGVLDVADSNDYYPFGMNHLKTGNAFFGRGSYKDNKYNGKELQETGMYSYGWREYMPDLGRWNGIDQLAESYLSTSPYAYVANNPVLMTDPDGRWMDDTGHITDTTGQAFGFLGSSYKPQGATNYLGVKYGDGGGDAAALLARAGSLGGTWSNTGFGFLDSNGTLLGYDGSYKSLNVNFDEAGIGEAINYLEEVFVTGKKGGGFGEGSYNSYMMDLGINNARLDWNLSQSRSLLYDAVENTKVGKSVSAAENFMFLELPAQFAGGALFSAGWRAVGAGRYIGNALSKITTADGFMGGSIGVKLPFNLKVGLYASENTLKYGTFKWSTIAPKALTKYEWFGRNMLQITPEFQPTLGNWSSQIIPKGTNIRIGLVGMQPNSGFGTWLQFYSPDRIPFIP; encoded by the coding sequence ATTTACCAGTACGATAATCTGGGAAATATAAGGATCAGTTTTGCAAAAAACAGCGAAGGCGTTCTTGATGTTGCAGATTCTAATGATTACTATCCTTTTGGGATGAATCACCTGAAAACCGGAAATGCATTCTTTGGACGGGGAAGTTATAAAGATAACAAATACAATGGCAAAGAACTTCAGGAAACGGGTATGTACAGTTATGGCTGGAGAGAGTATATGCCGGATTTGGGAAGATGGAACGGGATAGATCAGCTGGCAGAAAGCTACCTTTCTACAAGTCCATATGCTTATGTTGCTAATAACCCTGTTTTAATGACAGATCCTGATGGAAGATGGATGGATGACACAGGACATATTACCGATACTACGGGACAGGCCTTTGGGTTTTTGGGTTCGTCATATAAACCTCAAGGTGCTACTAATTATCTGGGTGTAAAATATGGAGATGGCGGTGGAGATGCTGCCGCATTACTCGCGAGAGCAGGAAGCCTTGGGGGAACATGGAGTAATACAGGTTTCGGCTTTTTAGATAGTAATGGTACTCTTTTGGGGTATGATGGCAGCTATAAAAGCTTAAATGTTAATTTTGATGAGGCCGGTATTGGTGAAGCAATCAATTATCTTGAAGAGGTTTTTGTCACAGGAAAAAAGGGTGGAGGTTTCGGTGAAGGATCATATAACAGCTATATGATGGACCTTGGTATAAATAATGCCAGATTAGATTGGAATTTAAGCCAAAGTAGGTCTTTGCTGTATGATGCTGTAGAAAACACAAAAGTAGGAAAATCTGTATCTGCTGCTGAAAACTTTATGTTTTTAGAATTACCAGCACAATTTGCTGGAGGTGCCTTATTTTCTGCTGGCTGGAGAGCTGTCGGTGCTGGAAGGTATATAGGTAATGCTCTAAGTAAAATTACTACAGCAGATGGATTTATGGGAGGCTCTATTGGAGTTAAATTACCATTTAATCTTAAAGTAGGATTATATGCATCCGAAAATACATTAAAATATGGGACTTTTAAATGGAGTACAATTGCTCCTAAAGCTTTAACAAAGTATGAATGGTTTGGGAGAAATATGTTACAAATTACTCCCGAATTCCAACCTACTTTAGGGAATTGGTCAAGTCAGATAATTCCGAAAGGAACAAATATTAGAATTGGGCTAGTTGGTATGCAGCCAAACAGTGGATTTGGAACATGGCTTCAATTTTATAGTCCGGATAGAATACCTTTTATACCTTAA
- a CDS encoding AraC family transcriptional regulator — protein MMNPISVLHIDLFQAGKNTSDFYFNTMKNHLVVGHRHIEKPHRHDFYAAVLFTKGVGIHEIDFQKYDVSEGSLFFLSPGQIHSWELSEDIEGYIFFCSQEFYEMHYVNQKLRNFPFFGSVSFPRKLQLDALELKKNISLFQELGEEYQAKNIMKEGLILALMSRIFINSTRLFSRDFDTQDSAAGLSYFKHYQDFENLIEQHFAERKSIAHYASLLGISSKHLNRIVQAVVQKTATDIITERVVLEAKRMLMYLDESLVEIAFRLGYEEYSYFVRVFRKSSGMTPTQFMRKYKA, from the coding sequence ATGATGAATCCTATTTCTGTTCTTCATATCGACCTTTTCCAGGCAGGTAAAAATACTTCAGATTTTTATTTTAACACAATGAAGAATCATTTGGTGGTAGGGCATCGTCATATAGAAAAACCTCATAGACATGATTTCTATGCAGCCGTTCTTTTTACTAAAGGAGTAGGGATACATGAAATAGATTTCCAAAAATATGACGTTTCGGAAGGAAGCCTTTTCTTTCTGTCACCCGGGCAGATTCACAGTTGGGAACTTTCGGAAGATATAGAAGGTTATATTTTCTTTTGCTCCCAGGAATTTTATGAAATGCATTATGTGAATCAGAAGCTGAGAAATTTTCCCTTTTTTGGATCTGTATCTTTTCCGAGAAAACTTCAGCTGGACGCTCTGGAATTAAAGAAGAATATTAGTTTATTTCAGGAACTGGGAGAAGAATATCAGGCTAAAAACATCATGAAAGAAGGTCTTATTTTGGCGTTAATGTCCAGGATTTTCATTAATTCCACCCGATTATTTTCCAGAGATTTTGATACACAGGATTCTGCCGCCGGACTTTCTTACTTTAAACATTATCAGGATTTTGAAAATCTTATTGAACAGCATTTTGCAGAACGTAAATCGATTGCCCATTACGCTTCATTATTAGGAATTTCATCCAAGCACCTGAATAGAATTGTACAGGCTGTTGTCCAGAAAACAGCTACAGATATTATTACAGAAAGGGTAGTGCTGGAAGCCAAAAGAATGTTGATGTACCTGGATGAAAGTCTGGTTGAAATTGCATTCAGATTAGGATATGAAGAATATTCCTACTTTGTAAGAGTATTCCGGAAAAGCTCCGGAATGACTCCCACGCAGTTTATGAGGAAATATAAGGCTTAA
- a CDS encoding MerR family transcriptional regulator, protein MKINLADKLYYSIGEVAKAFDVNTSLIRYWEQEFPIIKPKKNRKGNRYFTPEDIKNLQMIYHLVKEKGYTLDGARIALTTNSKISETITLIDRLEFVKAELIKLKESLGERDGE, encoded by the coding sequence ATGAAAATAAATTTAGCTGATAAACTGTATTATTCTATAGGAGAAGTGGCAAAAGCATTCGATGTAAACACCTCATTAATACGTTACTGGGAACAGGAATTTCCTATTATCAAGCCTAAAAAAAACAGGAAAGGCAACCGATATTTCACTCCTGAAGATATCAAAAACCTTCAGATGATTTACCATCTGGTAAAAGAAAAAGGCTACACCCTGGACGGAGCCCGTATCGCCCTGACCACAAACAGTAAAATCTCCGAAACCATCACCCTTATTGACCGCCTGGAATTCGTAAAAGCTGAGCTTATTAAGCTGAAAGAGTCTTTGGGAGAAAGGGATGGTGAGTAA
- a CDS encoding YncE family protein, which yields MKLKFIAALLFVTLITFTSCLNEHDPDHSHDSSFYIDYRSLKGLPDGIAVIELDPEAPDFGNISSRLELGVGVLPHHIYYNQNAKKMFTTALGGSYLYEIKTGEDQNGLPKLINATPIDTGENTVGENLFFTNDGRYFMTFMGGAGGLKDGSVGVFNANNNQLIKTIKAPIQANPNQFIMYPHGISVNEEKGLMMVTSTIHPDLTSGLGNTCTLLDLNTYEIKETYRVADSPTDMSAPVEVLLLRGKFPQYALSTTMIGGDIWIAPYNTATKKYDAFTKLFDGSTHGLGWALEMYIDDSNRLYVSFADPGKVLVFDLSNLPQLKLLKTFDADKGAHHMAFFKTKSGKDVVAVQNNLLDLPNLNSGTISVIDINTGKTLGTVDLRNRYGILPESIEGTSGPSNYMHH from the coding sequence ATGAAATTAAAATTTATTGCAGCCCTTTTATTTGTGACTTTGATAACTTTTACCAGTTGTCTAAATGAGCACGATCCGGATCATTCACATGATTCCTCCTTTTACATTGATTATAGAAGCTTGAAAGGATTACCAGATGGAATTGCCGTTATAGAACTAGACCCTGAAGCTCCGGATTTTGGAAATATCAGCAGCAGGCTGGAATTGGGTGTTGGTGTATTACCACATCATATCTATTACAACCAAAATGCAAAAAAAATGTTTACTACTGCTTTGGGGGGTAGTTATCTTTATGAGATAAAAACGGGAGAAGATCAAAATGGACTGCCAAAATTAATTAATGCAACACCTATTGATACTGGTGAGAATACAGTAGGAGAAAATTTATTTTTCACGAATGACGGAAGATATTTTATGACCTTTATGGGAGGAGCAGGAGGGCTGAAGGATGGCAGTGTAGGTGTTTTTAATGCTAATAATAATCAGCTTATCAAAACAATTAAAGCACCCATTCAGGCTAATCCCAATCAATTTATAATGTATCCGCATGGTATTTCAGTTAATGAAGAAAAAGGATTAATGATGGTCACCTCAACCATCCACCCGGATCTTACTTCAGGATTGGGAAATACCTGTACTTTATTAGATCTCAATACCTATGAGATAAAGGAGACATATCGTGTAGCAGACTCGCCAACAGACATGTCTGCTCCTGTTGAGGTTTTACTTTTGCGTGGAAAATTTCCGCAATACGCACTTTCTACAACAATGATCGGGGGTGATATCTGGATTGCTCCATACAATACGGCAACCAAAAAATATGATGCTTTTACTAAGCTTTTTGATGGAAGCACACACGGATTAGGCTGGGCTCTCGAGATGTATATTGATGATTCAAACAGGTTGTATGTGAGTTTTGCAGATCCCGGAAAAGTACTTGTCTTTGATTTAAGTAATCTTCCCCAGCTAAAACTTTTGAAGACTTTTGATGCTGATAAAGGAGCGCATCATATGGCTTTCTTTAAAACCAAATCAGGAAAAGATGTTGTAGCAGTACAAAATAATTTATTGGACCTCCCTAACTTGAACTCCGGAACCATTAGCGTCATTGATATCAACACAGGAAAAACCCTAGGTACAGTTGATTTACGTAACCGTTATGGAATACTGCCGGAATCTATCGAAGGTACCAGTGGCCCCAGCAATTATATGCATCACTAA
- the rluF gene encoding 23S rRNA pseudouridine(2604) synthase RluF: MEKTRINKYLSEVGYCSRRAADKLLEEGRIKINGKIPEMGTKVSDEDLVEVDGKPIREPQEKPVYIVFNKPVGIVCTTDTKREKNNIVDYINHPKRIFPIGRLDKPSEGLILLTSDGDIVNKILRARNNHEKEYIVRVDKPINPRFLEKMRNGVPILDTVTKKCEVEKIDDMNFRIVLTQGLNRQIRRMCEYLGYEVKKLKRIRIMNIKLDLPIGKWRDLTEDELSALNSMLTDSSKTFD; encoded by the coding sequence ATGGAAAAGACACGTATCAATAAATATTTATCAGAAGTAGGGTACTGCTCAAGAAGAGCAGCAGATAAACTTTTAGAAGAGGGCAGGATCAAAATAAACGGAAAAATTCCGGAGATGGGAACAAAAGTTTCCGATGAAGATCTTGTAGAGGTAGATGGAAAACCTATCAGAGAACCTCAGGAAAAGCCGGTGTATATCGTTTTTAATAAGCCGGTAGGAATTGTATGTACTACAGATACAAAACGTGAAAAAAATAATATTGTAGATTATATCAACCACCCGAAAAGGATTTTTCCTATCGGAAGATTAGATAAACCAAGTGAGGGGCTAATCTTACTGACAAGTGATGGGGATATCGTTAATAAAATTCTGAGAGCACGCAACAATCACGAGAAAGAATATATAGTTCGTGTAGATAAGCCGATTAATCCAAGATTTTTGGAAAAAATGCGTAATGGTGTTCCTATTCTGGATACCGTTACAAAAAAATGTGAGGTAGAAAAGATTGATGATATGAATTTCAGAATTGTTCTTACGCAAGGGCTGAACAGACAAATCCGAAGAATGTGCGAATACCTCGGATATGAAGTAAAAAAACTGAAGCGAATCCGTATTATGAACATCAAACTAGACCTCCCGATTGGAAAATGGAGAGATCTTACAGAAGATGAACTGAGTGCATTGAATTCTATGCTTACAGATTCCAGTAAAACATTCGACTAA
- a CDS encoding RHS repeat-associated core domain-containing protein, whose product MKKIIILLNLFVVGFTYAQTNLTQTENYIYEKNCLTEDCSKKIESVQYLDGLGRARQTIAIKATPSGKDIAVPIEYDAYGRQVKSYLPVPQSGTQNGALYTNPLSNAASIYGNEKIYAEKVLESSPLGRPQQQKQVGNDWAGHPVQFSYEANTSADAVKKYTVVTSWVEGRTNSELSLSGAYPENTLYKSAVTDEDGNVTTQFKNKKGQTILTRKKDGTQNADTYYVYNEYGGLAYTLPPLASASTLTPTVLDNLCYQYRYDGWNRLVEKKIPGKGWEYMVYNKADQLILTQDTILKGKGQWLFIKYDQFGRTVYTGITNNPASRASIQNSANINANLYETRTATAGWTLNGMPVYYTKLSTPTGITQILSINYYDTYPSYSFNPAFPNTIMGKTLLSDNSTANAVSTKSLPVMNFVKNIEDDNWTKNYIYYDSKGRAIGSHSINHLGGYSKTESELDFIGVPQKSNVYHVRKPGEPGVIIKQHYVYDSGNRLLQHYHQVDDKPEELLSENTYNELSQITSRKVGNNLQSIDYTYNIRGWLSDINKNQMGLADLGGKLFSYAIRYNQKNGIDNPDPAQFSGKNVTPKYNGNITEVDWRAVETVGVNPSLTPKRYGYAYDSMNRMTAGYYQNPGNPYSKENTESLSYDLNGNISKLYRTSVTEYGSNTATVIDNLNYIYTGNQATNINDLSQNPTGYEGGGNTITYDQNGNMLTMPDKGISSITYNYLNLPTDLHVNKSGNEDVTINTKYRADGTKLSKENTTTITGFNGFTTTKRITDYLDGFQYLRTENSGSGGDPETLMLSSMSARAMQPQAYTIVTDPTVQPVGGSFTANLKTPDLQYLPTAEGFYDYQKDQYIYQYKDHLGNVRVSYGRNSAGALEITDSNDYYPFGMNHLKTGNAFFGRGSYKDNKYNGKELQETGMYSYGWREYMPDLGRWNGIDQLAESYLSTSPYAYVANNPVLMTDPDGRWMDDTGHITDTTGQAFGFHGSSYRPLLSFSTYDGMHTNEGAGVTDNGNNRIAQGPKPNIFKTIGNFFRRLVGKSKHAAVGVLSVGVITLETIAPSIEMSAAAAEAAGYGRIGIWGLPLMLNGDSGFSANSKPITGAIDIPVTTTADESSPDKTITLYRGVSSNAGIAYDEALLGIATANGFRLSFNGIPHSNMASHASGDNNSIWTSWTPMKDVATRFALGRNKSGGVLLTKTFTVGQAIPNTSFMAMEYFADEYEYLVPGIVVGAQVTPIKK is encoded by the coding sequence ATGAAGAAAATAATAATACTACTCAATTTGTTTGTGGTTGGTTTTACTTATGCGCAGACCAACCTTACTCAGACAGAAAACTATATCTATGAAAAAAACTGTTTAACGGAAGACTGTTCCAAAAAAATAGAATCCGTACAGTATCTTGACGGGCTGGGAAGAGCCAGGCAAACCATCGCTATAAAAGCAACACCCTCCGGAAAAGATATCGCTGTTCCCATAGAATATGACGCCTATGGAAGACAGGTAAAAAGCTACCTTCCCGTTCCGCAGTCAGGGACACAAAATGGGGCTTTATATACCAACCCGCTTTCCAATGCTGCTTCAATATATGGAAATGAAAAAATCTATGCCGAAAAAGTGCTGGAATCTTCTCCCCTGGGAAGACCACAGCAGCAAAAACAGGTCGGGAACGACTGGGCCGGACATCCCGTACAGTTTTCTTATGAAGCCAATACCTCAGCAGATGCCGTAAAAAAATATACTGTGGTCACAAGCTGGGTAGAAGGACGAACAAACAGTGAACTGAGCCTTTCAGGGGCATATCCTGAAAATACATTATACAAATCTGCTGTTACAGATGAGGATGGTAATGTAACCACCCAATTCAAAAATAAGAAAGGACAGACCATCTTAACAAGAAAAAAAGACGGAACCCAGAATGCAGATACGTACTATGTATACAATGAATATGGCGGACTGGCTTATACGCTTCCCCCATTAGCCTCTGCTTCTACATTAACACCGACTGTATTGGATAACCTTTGCTACCAATACCGATACGATGGATGGAACAGACTGGTGGAAAAGAAAATCCCGGGAAAAGGCTGGGAATATATGGTGTATAATAAAGCTGATCAGCTTATCCTGACCCAGGATACTATTCTTAAAGGAAAAGGGCAATGGCTTTTTATCAAATATGATCAGTTTGGAAGAACCGTTTACACTGGAATCACCAATAATCCTGCCAGCAGGGCATCAATACAAAACAGTGCCAATATCAATGCTAATTTATACGAAACCAGGACTGCTACAGCAGGATGGACCTTAAACGGCATGCCAGTATATTATACTAAGCTTTCCACTCCCACCGGTATTACCCAAATCTTAAGTATTAATTATTATGATACCTATCCTTCCTACAGCTTCAATCCGGCTTTTCCCAATACAATTATGGGAAAAACTTTACTTTCTGATAACTCAACAGCTAATGCGGTAAGTACAAAAAGTCTTCCCGTAATGAATTTTGTAAAGAATATTGAAGATGATAACTGGACGAAAAATTACATTTATTATGATTCTAAAGGAAGGGCTATTGGATCTCATTCTATTAATCATTTAGGCGGATATTCCAAAACAGAATCTGAGCTTGATTTTATAGGTGTTCCTCAAAAAAGCAATGTCTATCATGTAAGAAAGCCTGGCGAACCGGGAGTCATCATTAAACAGCATTATGTTTATGATTCCGGAAACAGACTTTTACAGCACTATCATCAGGTAGATGATAAACCCGAAGAACTATTATCGGAAAACACCTATAACGAGCTTTCTCAAATTACCAGCAGAAAAGTAGGCAATAATCTTCAAAGTATAGATTATACCTACAATATCCGTGGGTGGCTATCCGATATCAACAAAAACCAGATGGGATTGGCTGATCTGGGAGGAAAACTTTTTTCTTATGCCATCAGATACAATCAAAAAAATGGAATTGATAATCCGGATCCTGCACAGTTTTCAGGAAAGAATGTAACCCCAAAATACAACGGAAACATTACGGAAGTAGATTGGAGAGCTGTAGAAACAGTAGGTGTAAACCCTTCACTTACGCCAAAAAGATACGGCTATGCGTATGATTCAATGAACAGAATGACAGCTGGTTATTATCAAAACCCAGGCAACCCATACAGCAAAGAAAATACGGAATCATTATCATATGACCTCAACGGAAATATCAGCAAACTGTACAGAACTTCCGTAACAGAGTATGGAAGCAATACCGCAACGGTAATTGACAATCTGAATTATATCTATACAGGAAACCAGGCGACAAACATCAATGATCTTTCCCAAAACCCGACAGGTTATGAAGGCGGAGGAAATACCATCACCTATGATCAGAATGGGAATATGCTCACCATGCCGGATAAAGGCATCAGCTCTATTACATATAACTACCTGAACCTGCCCACTGATCTGCACGTTAATAAATCCGGAAACGAAGATGTTACCATCAATACCAAATACCGGGCAGACGGAACAAAGCTCTCAAAAGAAAATACAACAACCATTACCGGGTTTAACGGCTTTACAACCACAAAAAGAATTACAGACTATCTGGACGGTTTTCAATACCTGAGAACAGAAAACTCCGGTTCAGGTGGTGATCCGGAAACATTGATGCTTTCTTCAATGTCTGCCAGAGCCATGCAGCCACAGGCTTATACAATTGTTACAGACCCTACAGTTCAACCGGTAGGAGGAAGCTTTACCGCCAATCTGAAAACTCCGGACTTGCAGTATTTACCCACTGCGGAAGGTTTTTATGATTACCAGAAAGATCAGTATATTTACCAGTACAAAGATCATTTGGGGAATGTAAGGGTTTCTTACGGAAGAAACAGCGCAGGGGCTCTTGAGATTACAGATTCTAATGATTACTATCCTTTTGGGATGAATCACCTGAAAACCGGAAATGCATTCTTTGGACGGGGAAGTTATAAAGATAACAAATACAATGGCAAAGAACTTCAGGAAACGGGTATGTACAGTTATGGCTGGAGAGAGTATATGCCGGATTTGGGAAGATGGAACGGGATAGATCAGCTGGCAGAAAGCTACCTTTCTACAAGTCCATATGCTTATGTTGCTAATAACCCTGTTTTAATGACAGATCCTGATGGAAGATGGATGGATGACACAGGACATATTACCGATACTACGGGACAGGCCTTTGGGTTTCATGGTTCTTCATATAGACCTCTACTGTCATTCAGCACGTATGATGGTATGCACACTAATGAAGGTGCTGGCGTTACAGATAATGGAAATAACAGGATTGCACAAGGTCCTAAACCTAATATTTTTAAGACAATAGGTAATTTCTTTAGAAGACTAGTTGGTAAAAGTAAACATGCTGCTGTGGGGGTTTTATCTGTGGGGGTTATTACACTTGAAACCATAGCTCCTTCTATAGAAATGAGTGCAGCAGCAGCAGAGGCAGCGGGATATGGAAGAATAGGTATATGGGGATTACCTTTAATGCTTAATGGAGATAGTGGCTTTTCAGCAAATTCTAAACCGATTACAGGTGCTATTGATATTCCTGTTACAACAACGGCTGATGAATCAAGTCCAGATAAAACGATTACATTATATAGAGGAGTTTCATCAAATGCAGGAATAGCATATGATGAGGCTTTATTAGGAATAGCAACAGCAAATGGGTTTAGACTATCATTTAATGGTATTCCTCACTCAAATATGGCAAGTCATGCTTCTGGTGATAATAATAGCATATGGACTTCATGGACTCCAATGAAGGATGTTGCTACAAGATTTGCATTAGGAAGAAATAAAAGTGGTGGTGTTTTATTAACAAAAACATTTACAGTAGGTCAGGCTATTCCAAATACATCATTTATGGCCATGGAATATTTTGCTGATGAATATGAATATTTAGTTCCAGGAATAGTAGTAGGAGCTCAAGTGACACCTATTAAAAAATAA
- a CDS encoding helix-hairpin-helix domain-containing protein: protein MMRKNYYQKLAFMVTLLTILLAYQKYTSREKEPFPDVKFITAPSNSADLSDFDPNTLSKDQWQKLGFSEKQTATILKYKDIVGGKFTSKEQLKKCYAISEEKFSELESFILLPETLKKGNSKEYSTMDRKEITITGKFNPDRYSANDWLKMGFSERQADAILKYRNYLGGSFISKEKFKECFIISPENYSKLEPYLLLPAKTPETFKNSAKNNTVKTKIKYHSFDPNQLDIEDWKAFGFSEKQAITIINYRDRNLRGSFKSPDDLQKCFVISAEKFQEMKPYIKLQEKQQEKTDFSKTDLNTITFRQLIEFGLDERSAGSIIGFRKKLGGFINKQQILSTYNIDQDLVQKLISTAPLNTSDVPRYSLVEAPEEWLKNHPYFKYSADKIIFYRISNPDDKKIWKLLKLKPEYEERMRLYIK from the coding sequence ATGATGAGAAAAAACTATTACCAGAAATTGGCATTTATGGTCACGTTGCTGACAATTTTATTGGCCTATCAGAAATACACCAGCCGGGAGAAAGAACCTTTTCCTGATGTAAAGTTCATTACAGCTCCTTCAAATTCTGCGGATCTATCAGATTTTGATCCTAATACACTGAGCAAAGATCAATGGCAGAAACTTGGGTTTTCAGAGAAGCAGACTGCTACAATTCTCAAGTATAAAGATATTGTGGGAGGAAAATTCACATCAAAAGAGCAGTTGAAAAAATGTTACGCTATTTCTGAAGAGAAATTCAGTGAATTGGAATCTTTCATTTTACTTCCTGAAACATTGAAAAAGGGAAATTCTAAGGAGTATAGTACAATGGATAGGAAAGAAATTACCATTACGGGAAAATTCAATCCTGATCGGTATTCTGCCAATGACTGGCTCAAAATGGGCTTCAGCGAAAGACAGGCAGATGCTATTTTAAAATACAGAAATTATCTTGGGGGAAGTTTCATCAGCAAAGAGAAGTTTAAAGAATGTTTTATCATTTCTCCGGAAAATTATAGTAAACTTGAACCTTATTTGCTTCTGCCAGCAAAAACTCCCGAAACTTTCAAAAATTCAGCGAAGAATAATACAGTAAAAACTAAAATTAAATATCATTCTTTTGATCCTAATCAACTGGACATAGAGGACTGGAAAGCCTTTGGATTTTCAGAAAAACAAGCCATTACCATCATTAATTACCGGGATAGAAATCTACGGGGAAGTTTTAAAAGCCCGGATGATCTACAGAAATGTTTTGTGATTTCTGCTGAGAAATTTCAGGAAATGAAACCTTATATCAAACTCCAGGAAAAGCAACAGGAAAAAACAGATTTTTCAAAAACAGATCTCAATACTATTACTTTCAGACAACTTATAGAATTTGGTCTGGATGAAAGAAGCGCCGGTTCTATCATTGGCTTCAGAAAAAAGCTGGGTGGATTTATCAATAAGCAGCAGATTTTAAGCACTTACAATATTGATCAGGATCTTGTGCAAAAGCTAATTTCAACAGCACCGCTGAATACTTCAGATGTGCCCAGATATTCATTAGTGGAAGCTCCGGAAGAATGGCTTAAAAATCATCCTTATTTCAAATATTCAGCAGACAAAATCATATTCTACCGGATCAGTAATCCTGATGATAAAAAAATATGGAAACTTTTAAAACTGAAACCTGAGTATGAAGAAAGAATGAGATTATATATAAAATAA